A DNA window from Synchiropus splendidus isolate RoL2022-P1 chromosome 2, RoL_Sspl_1.0, whole genome shotgun sequence contains the following coding sequences:
- the LOC128754932 gene encoding zinc finger protein 235-like — protein sequence MAFHFQAQLASIMEVLANSAVAEICQLVDEGFASLRLEISRSQRENLALKSKLRLLEVQADGSPQVVVTCSRKEHQNEDSSSSLIPQQVTSMVSVKKESVEEELQQCSMLDDYQRPLSNRSGMENFAPSNPCDAAESHQRPQVDRNLPATNVSPRIEEQQPMTDEGDEDGSMLNHYGPAPELSLRDVADLTKDGGESAEEQEGVPGKFRTAAEREPSDRENDFWREAAESTSMKFDTSLGWSEADTAEQCLGPAPKIVCVNSRRDGENNVAHSGKLEADNSSFDSSSFDDLFSSPDIALSLSARHKGATDREAGLEDRSSSYSYPVSGESSSALHSDGAGASSRERLWSCTQCNSFFSSSRDLRLHQRAHSGERVYHCQLCMKAFAHQHQLKTHQRVHTGEKPFSCAQCGKRFSQSSHIKRHMSVHTGEKPFSCNVCGRRFSQSCTLKVHQAVHTGERPYSCTKCGKSFSVLGNLVRHQSVHINH from the exons ATGGCGTTTCACTTCCAGGCTCAGCTCGCATCCATTATGGAGGTGTTGGCTAACTCGGCGGTGGCTGAGATATGCCAGCTGGTCGACGAAGGTTTTGCTAGTCTCCGGTTGGAGATATCCCGAAGCCAGCGCGAGAATTTAGCTCTGAAGAGCAAGCTGCGGCTTCTGGAAGTCCAAGCCGATGGTTCGCCGCAGGTGGTGGTCACATGCAGCCGGAAAG AACACCAAAATGAAGATTCTTCATCATCACTCATTCCCCAGCAAGTAACG TCAATGGTGTCAGTCAAAAAAGAAAGTGTTGAAGAAGAGCTACAACAGTGCAGTATGTTGGATGACTATCAGAGACCCCTGAGCAACAGAAGTGGAATGGAAAACT TTGCACCATCGAATCCCTGTGATGCTGCCGAGAGCCACCAACGCCCTCAGGTCGACAGAAACCTCCCTGCAACCAATGTGTCGCCCCGAATCGAGgaacagcagccaatgacagatGAGGGAGATGAGGACGGTTCCATGTTGAATCACTACGGTCCGGCCCCCGAGCTAAGCCTCAGAGATGTGGCAGACCTGACcaaagatggaggagaaagTGCTGAGGAACAGGAGGGTGTTCCTGGTAAATTCAGGACTGCTGCAGAACGAGAGCCTTCAGACAGAGAGAATGATTTCTGGAGGGAGGCAGCAGAATCGACCAGTATGAAATTTGATACATCACTGGGGTGGTCTGAAGCTGACACGGCCGAGCAGTGTTTGGGCCCTGCCCCTAAAATAGTGTGTGTGAACAgcaggagggatggagagaatAACGTGGCACATAGCGGAAAGCTTGAAGCCGACAACAGCAGCTTTGACTCCTCCTCTTTCGACGATCTCTTTTCGTCTCCGGATATTGCCTTGTCCCTCTCAGCTCGTCACAAAGGTGCCACAGACAGAGAAGCTGGATTAGAAGATAGATCCTCGTCTTACTCGTATCCTGTAAGTGGCGAGAGTTCGTCTGCTTTGCACTCTGACGGTGCAGGTGCCTCGTCTAGAGAGCGGTTGTGGAGTTGCACTCAATGCAACAGCTTCTTTTCCAGCTCCAGAGACCTGCGGCTGCACCAGCGTGCCCACTCTGGCGAGAGGGTCTATCACTGCCAGCTGTGCATGAAGGCCTTTGCTCACCAACATCAGCTTAAAACCCACCAGCGAGTGCATACGGGTGAGAAGCCGTTCAGCTGTGCTCAGTGCGGGAAACGCTTCTCACAGTCCAGTCATATCAAGAGGCACATGAGCGTGCACACGGGGGAGAAACCTTTCAGCTGTAACGTCTGTGGGCGCAGATTCTCTCAGTCGTGCACTCTGAAAGTCCACCAGGCTGTTCACACCGGGGAAAGACCATACAGCTGCACCAAGTGTGGAAAGAGCTTCTCTGTACTCGGCAATCTAGTCCGCCACCAGAGCGTGCACATCAACCACTGA